The following coding sequences are from one Salvia hispanica cultivar TCC Black 2014 chromosome 3, UniMelb_Shisp_WGS_1.0, whole genome shotgun sequence window:
- the LOC125215210 gene encoding glutathione S-transferase T2-like encodes MEDDEIFSGSLNFNISQNINPSQNFDPSQDYFPRFDDFPSSNQFQSPVQNQPSSKDKSKTNTSASNTPHGWSEQEDMTLMSAWSFFSKNAIVGTNQTSFHLWKNVTDLYEQTRKENPTMGQPRSTESLRQRYKRINANVSKWIGAYKHAHDRATSGQSKEDIEKTAQQLYGKNKFTHHKVFEEVMRYNPKWELKLNSTGSMCFQPDEDSLEKSRGSSKRSKTSEEGGPQIDSTPESRSSTLQRPIGRDQAKAKAKRKGKEVATPSYTIPNDFTAALREMRVTRERECDIQERKIKAAILTPLMARRDLTPEEEDLKRALIAELFGK; translated from the coding sequence ATGGAGGATGATGAGATATTCTCCGGTTCcctaaatttcaatatttcccaaaacatcAATCCTTCTCAAAATTTCGATCCTTCCCAAGATTATTTCCctagatttgatgattttccGAGTTCTAATCAATTTCAAAGTCCAGTTCAAAACCAACCGTCAAGCAAAGACAAATCAAAAACCAACACGAGTGCTTCAAACACTCCACATGGTTGGAGTGAGCAAGAAGACATGACATTAATGTCTGCTTGGTCTTTCTTCAGCAAAAATGCAATTGTTGGCACCAACCAAACTAGTTTCCATCTGTGGAAAAATGTTACTGATCTGTATGAgcaaacaagaaaagaaaatccaaCAATGGGCCAACCAAGAAGTACGGAGTCATTGAGACAACGCTACAAACGAATCAATGCAAATGTCTCAAAGTGGATTGGTGCATACAAACATGCGCATGATCGAGCTACGAGTGGCCAATCTAAAGAGGACATTGAGAAAACCGCTCAACAACTGTATGGTAAGAACAAGTTTACTCACCATAAGGTTTTTGAGGAGGTGATGAGATACAATCCCAAGtgggaattgaaattgaatagcACTGGTTCAATGTGTTTCCAGCCAGATGAAGATAGTCTTGAAAAAAGTCGTGGGAGCTCAAAAAGGTCGAAGACTAGTGAGGAAGGAGGACCTCAAATCGACTCCACTCCTGAGAGTCGTTCTTCTACATTGCAACGTCCTATTGGGAGAGATCAGGCTAAAGCTAAGGCTAAAAGAAAAGGCAAAGAAGTTGCAACACCATCATATACAATTCCTAATGATTTCACTGCAGCACTGCGTGAAATGAGAGTCACACGTGAAAGGGAATGTGATATTCAGGAACGGAAGATCAAGGCAGCTATCCTTACTCCGTTGATGGCTAGGAGGGACTTAACtccagaagaagaagatctGAAACGCGCTCTAATAGCAGAGTTGTTTGGGAAGTGA